One window of the Candidatus Wolbachia massiliensis genome contains the following:
- a CDS encoding 50S ribosomal protein L11, with the protein MSIVVAKINLLLEAGKAVPGPKIASVLGPRGIPVPKFCEAFNKVTSAANANYKVGDLVTVRIAIKDDRSHNFTVGGPPVSYLLKQEAKLSKSSGNPGKELVAKLPMSAIIKIAKCKMVDMKVDNENSAVKMIIGTAKSMGIEVIEG; encoded by the coding sequence ATGAGTATTGTAGTTGCTAAGATTAACTTATTGCTGGAAGCAGGTAAAGCAGTTCCCGGGCCAAAAATTGCTTCAGTGCTTGGTCCGCGTGGCATACCTGTTCCTAAATTCTGCGAAGCTTTTAATAAAGTGACTAGTGCAGCTAACGCTAATTATAAAGTAGGTGATTTAGTAACAGTGCGAATTGCCATAAAGGATGACCGCTCTCACAATTTTACTGTCGGTGGTCCACCAGTATCTTACTTGCTTAAGCAAGAGGCCAAATTGAGTAAAAGTTCTGGTAATCCTGGTAAAGAATTAGTAGCTAAGTTACCTATGTCTGCTATAATTAAAATAGCAAAATGTAAAATGGTTGACATGAAAGTAGACAATGAAAATTCAGCAGTGAAAATGATTATAGGTACTGCTAAGTCTATGGGTATAGAAGTTATAGAAGGTTAG
- the rplJ gene encoding 50S ribosomal protein L10: protein MKRKNKDEFIQNIINVFVNNDFLILVNFKSINANDSLILRSSLKSMTGGMLVVKNTLARLALERTGKFSYLSDRFSGPVAIVYSSGIVEAAKLVVDFTNANKEKMSVICAAHLNQLLTVEDVNKLAKLPSLDELRIKIMRLISYSIPARLALSMNSLSMRLMRVLDYYSSKK, encoded by the coding sequence GTGAAGCGCAAAAATAAGGATGAGTTTATACAGAACATAATAAACGTGTTTGTAAATAATGATTTCTTAATATTGGTAAATTTTAAATCAATAAATGCCAATGATTCATTAATCCTTAGGAGCAGTCTAAAGTCTATGACAGGTGGGATGTTAGTAGTTAAAAATACTCTAGCTCGCTTGGCTTTGGAAAGAACTGGTAAGTTTTCTTATTTATCAGATAGATTTTCTGGTCCTGTTGCTATTGTATACTCTAGTGGTATAGTAGAAGCTGCAAAGCTAGTAGTTGATTTTACTAATGCTAATAAAGAAAAGATGTCTGTGATTTGTGCAGCCCATTTAAATCAATTACTCACAGTGGAGGATGTTAATAAATTGGCTAAATTGCCTTCTCTGGATGAGTTGCGTATTAAAATTATGCGTTTAATATCTTATAGTATTCCTGCTCGGTTGGCGTTATCTATGAACTCACTTTCCATGAGGCTCATGAGAGTATTGGATTATTATAGTTCTAAAAAGTAA
- the rplL gene encoding 50S ribosomal protein L7/L12, whose translation MSNVTNDLVDKILSLNLLEASELVKVLEEKIGLPAGSFIGGAVSAGAPTSDNATNTAVQEKTECKVVIKEIDASKKMEIIRTVRKVNSTLGLKEAKELVESLPKDLTANIPRDEAEKIKQQLIEAGATKVELE comes from the coding sequence ATGAGTAATGTAACAAACGATTTGGTTGATAAAATATTATCTTTAAATCTATTAGAGGCTTCTGAGCTTGTAAAAGTTCTAGAGGAAAAAATAGGGTTACCTGCTGGTTCTTTTATTGGTGGAGCTGTTAGTGCTGGTGCGCCTACTAGTGATAATGCAACTAATACTGCTGTTCAAGAGAAAACTGAATGTAAAGTTGTAATTAAAGAAATTGATGCAAGCAAAAAAATGGAAATCATTAGAACAGTTAGAAAGGTTAATTCTACATTAGGTTTAAAAGAAGCAAAAGAGCTAGTCGAGTCCCTACCTAAAGATTTGACTGCTAATATCCCTAGAGATGAAGCGGAAAAAATAAAGCAACAACTAATTGAAGCGGGAGCAACCAAAGTGGAACTTGAATAG
- the secE gene encoding preprotein translocase subunit SecE: MLKSLSVFFCDIKQEIRRIAWVKKQEVLSSLFIVVVVILCFSVFFCFVDFVSLYAIKALFGIIYGI, from the coding sequence ATGTTAAAAAGTTTGAGTGTTTTTTTTTGTGATATAAAACAAGAAATACGAAGAATTGCCTGGGTGAAGAAGCAGGAAGTGTTATCATCTCTATTTATTGTAGTAGTTGTTATATTGTGCTTTTCAGTTTTCTTTTGTTTTGTAGATTTTGTATCTCTTTATGCAATTAAGGCTTTATTTGGGATTATTTATGGCATATGA
- the rplA gene encoding 50S ribosomal protein L1: MNIYSGSSKHCLEKIIEFASAKFDESIDIAVNLGIDSRKSEEQVRGTVVLPKGIGKDIKVAVFTQDKHLSEAKKAGADIVGGEDLVEEVKKGSKLDVDWCITTPDFMAKITQIAKILGAKGLMPNPKFGTVTSNVAEAIKTIKSGQIKFRTDKNGIIHGKLGNIKFGVDDLLENLKAFLKVIKNNKPTSVKGVYFKSVFLSSTMGKAFKISKVEDII, translated from the coding sequence ATGAATATATACAGTGGTAGCTCTAAACATTGTTTAGAGAAGATTATTGAATTTGCTTCAGCAAAGTTTGATGAATCAATTGACATTGCAGTGAACTTAGGTATAGATTCACGCAAATCTGAAGAACAGGTGCGTGGTACAGTAGTTTTGCCTAAAGGTATTGGCAAAGATATTAAGGTAGCTGTCTTCACTCAAGATAAGCACTTATCAGAAGCTAAAAAAGCTGGTGCTGATATTGTGGGAGGGGAGGATTTAGTTGAAGAGGTAAAAAAGGGTAGCAAGCTGGATGTTGATTGGTGCATCACTACTCCTGATTTTATGGCAAAAATCACTCAAATTGCAAAAATATTGGGTGCTAAAGGATTGATGCCTAATCCTAAATTTGGTACCGTTACTTCTAATGTTGCAGAAGCTATTAAAACCATTAAATCTGGCCAGATAAAGTTTAGAACAGATAAAAATGGTATTATTCATGGTAAGTTAGGAAACATAAAGTTTGGCGTTGATGATTTGCTAGAAAATCTGAAAGCCTTTCTTAAAGTAATTAAAAATAATAAGCCTACTTCTGTAAAAGGAGTGTACTTTAAAAGTGTCTTTTTAAGTTCAACTATGGGCAAAGCTTTTAAGATAAGCAAAGTAGAAGATATAATTTAA
- the nusG gene encoding transcription termination/antitermination protein NusG: MAYEYKWYIIKVDYGYENHIRELVSDTVYFKELFIPYQTICNSKSNTKESCEMYVCMHLCDESKNILNQVPGLHSDESGNFEIVSDDEISLKRRELSKYKWYILRVASNCEEKVCQHVLENSIRLGVNDYFKEVFIPYEEPSEMELRSKKIATRRKCFPGYVFLYVNLCDEVLNFVNNIPKSLKVYGFLKNGNVPKVISDDEIRSMCNALYDAQETKKLSYGYEKGEKVKINDGLFQDFTGKIDEINDERKVVNVEVSILGKPTIIELDLAQVEKVED, encoded by the coding sequence ATGGCATATGAATATAAATGGTACATTATTAAAGTTGATTATGGATATGAGAATCATATACGTGAGTTGGTAAGCGATACTGTCTATTTTAAGGAATTATTTATTCCTTATCAAACAATATGCAACTCAAAATCTAATACAAAGGAGTCATGTGAAATGTATGTATGCATGCATCTATGTGATGAAAGCAAAAATATTTTGAATCAAGTGCCTGGATTACACAGTGATGAGTCTGGTAATTTTGAAATAGTTTCAGATGATGAAATAAGTTTGAAGCGCAGAGAGTTAAGTAAATATAAGTGGTATATTTTAAGAGTTGCTTCCAATTGTGAAGAGAAAGTATGTCAACACGTATTAGAAAATTCTATAAGGTTGGGAGTTAATGATTATTTTAAGGAAGTTTTTATTCCGTATGAAGAACCAAGCGAAATGGAATTAAGGTCTAAAAAAATTGCTACACGGAGGAAATGTTTTCCTGGTTATGTCTTTTTATATGTGAATTTGTGTGATGAAGTATTAAATTTTGTCAATAATATACCAAAATCTCTTAAAGTTTATGGATTCTTAAAAAATGGTAACGTTCCAAAGGTAATTTCAGATGATGAGATTCGCTCGATGTGCAATGCGCTTTATGATGCTCAGGAGACAAAAAAGTTAAGTTATGGTTATGAGAAGGGCGAAAAGGTGAAAATTAACGATGGCCTTTTTCAAGATTTTACTGGTAAGATAGATGAGATTAATGATGAGAGAAAAGTTGTTAATGTAGAAGTATCGATTCTAGGTAAGCCAACAATAATAGAGTTAGATCTAGCTCAAGTGGAGAAAGTAGAGGATTGA